In Ornithinibacter aureus, the genomic stretch CGGTGCGTTTCTGGGTGATCCGTCACGGCGTGATGGCCGCTGGGCGTGGGGGCAAGGTCAAGACCCTGCTCCAGACGTTCGGCATCGGCTTCTACCTCATGCCACGGTGGGTCCTGCCCTACCCCGACGTCTGGGAGGCACTGGCGGCGATCTCGCTCGGTGCGGCGGTGCTCATCACGGTCATCACTGGCGTCGACTACCTCCACCAGGCGCTGCGCTTGCGTCAGACCAGTGAGCGCGCCGCGACCAAGCGCGCGGCCCGCGCGGCCCGCCGTGAGGGGCGCGGCGCATCGTGAGCGCGGTGCCGGAGCGACCGGATGCCGGGCGGCCGGATGCCGGTGCGCTCGCCGTCGTCGCCCGCTTGCGTGACCTCGGGCTCACCGTCGCGACGGCTGAATCGCTGACCGGTGGTCTGGTCTGTGCCGCGCTGACGAGCGTCCCCGGCGCGTCGGCCGTCGTGCGTGGCGGGGTCGTCGCCTATGCCAGCGAGGTCAAGGCCACCGTGGTGGGCGTCGACGCTGGGGTGTTGGCCCGTGAGGGTGCAGTGTCCGCGGCGGTCGCCGGTGAGCTCGCGACGAGGGTACGGGCCGTCCTGGGTTGCGACATCGGGGTCTCGACGACCGGCGTGGCCGGTCCCGACCCGGCCGACGGACGCCCACCGGGGACGGTGTTCATCGGTGCCTGCGGTCCGTGGGGAATCCTCGTGGAGGAACTGTCGTTGACCGGCAACCGGGACCAGATCCGCGCGGCCACCGTGCGGGAAGTTCTCACCCTGCTGAGCACGGCGCTGAAGAACCTTCGAGACGCTGACGGTCGCGCGGGGTACGGTGGAGCCCGACCGGAACAGCCGGTCGACACGAACGAAAGAGAGGACGCGCCGTGATCCTGTTGCGCCACGAGCTCGGTGAAGTCCTTCGAGAGATCCGTCAGGACCAGGG encodes the following:
- a CDS encoding CinA family protein; protein product: MSAVPERPDAGRPDAGALAVVARLRDLGLTVATAESLTGGLVCAALTSVPGASAVVRGGVVAYASEVKATVVGVDAGVLAREGAVSAAVAGELATRVRAVLGCDIGVSTTGVAGPDPADGRPPGTVFIGACGPWGILVEELSLTGNRDQIRAATVREVLTLLSTALKNLRDADGRAGYGGARPEQPVDTNEREDAP